The Lycium barbarum isolate Lr01 chromosome 4, ASM1917538v2, whole genome shotgun sequence nucleotide sequence ggccaagtacgtatgaaacaccgaaccttatggtcgggtacgctatgtatgtatataagtgtatgactatgtatataatatgaatatgaatgtgaaaagactatgtatacgaatacgagccctattatgaaatacgcatgagaaatggaaagttcctatgaaaggcaggtaagtgccatgatgatgatattactgtcttccctcctatgccacttcatatattgtctatgatgcttgtacattgatgttgatcatgttttacatactcagtacattcttcgtactgacgtccttttgtttgtggacgctgcgtcatgcccgcaggtgcacagggagacagactcgatccatagcagcttattcagagattacatagcggagctccatttccttcggagccatagcttttgggtatttattcttttgtgtatataagtatgggcatagcggggtcctgtctcgctcatgtggtgtgttatactcttcctagaggctcgtagtcatgtgtatatggttagacatgtccggccttgtcggcctatgttttgtatatcattttgtcggccacgttggcccacgtacattgatgtggcatagatgcctatggtgatataaatgtaccgttgtccaattgggactagttgaccaataaatggaaatgtatgtataattatgtggctcacctagatgtaagtataattgtaagctaagagggtgctagggtgggttagcaccgggtgctcgtcgcggccccgagtcgggtcgtgacaaaagtggtatcagagcagttcagtcctagggtgtgtctacgagccgtgtctattagagtcttggttatgggtgtgttgcgcgccacacttataaacaaggagCTGCGAACATTTTaagaatatatgaccttctttcttcataagaatcgtgcgatagagctatgatgtacgaaattcttgctcctaaatcgtgtgttgtgtatttcagagatgcccaaAAAgcaaaaggctacagcagcccaaaagggcaagacggtggcagaaaagcgggctaaaagtgcaccaccaccggtagcagaggaaagtgagtcccagagtgcggctcaatatcagtcctcccagacagtgcctattactgaggagcgtgagggagcctcagccccagctccagcacctccaccgaatgcttcgggccaagatgtgagagaggacattaatttgttgactcagttggttgcggcccagactcagaggaaaAGCTCGAGGCAAGGCGActgggctgttagtgcaagggcccgtgacttcattactttgaaacccccagaattctttgggtcgagacaggaggaggatcctcaggacttcatagacggtatgttgaggactctccgattgatacatgcttcagacactaaGTCGGTAGAGCTTGCATCGTATaggttgagggatgtctcaatccagtggtatacagtttggatggcttcacggggagccaatgcacctccaccggtatggcaagagtttgttgatgcttttctccgtcattatatgcctccagaagttcagcgagctagggccgataaattcttgaatttgaggcaaggtagcatgagtgctacagagtatagtctccgcttcaactccttggccaggtatgcttcgaccatggtagcggtTGCATCGGTTCGTGAAAGGCCTAGGGACACACttaatggataaatgcttgactgcgtcccttcaggatggcatggatattgcacgcattcaggcacatgctcaggaattagaggaacgcctacagcagcggagaaatgaacgtgagcaagacaggggacatagcaagggggctagaccttcgggttcgataaGTGAGTCCAggggcgggcacagacaacagtgcCCCAGGTATTTAGGTTATCCtacgaccagtacacctccacagtttacagggcagagatttgacagatctactcattccgggccgagtcagggttactcggggtctcagtttagagatgattcaggccagtcaaggccacatgtaccatgatgttcccagtgtgggaagttgcattggggtcgatgccgattgggatcggatggttgctattcatgtggtcaaccaggccatatcatgcgtgattgcccctcaattCATGGCAGAGGTAGTACCCAGCCTTCAGGATCAGCagtcggatcttcagcatctgtacgccctacggggccaggttcacatgcgccagctggccaaggtagaggcagagggagagctcccacttctagcggtactcagcaccgtatttatgcattggctggacgccaaggtcttgagtcttctcctgacgtagtcacaggtatattatcggtattctctcatgatgtttatgctttgattgatccgggctccacattgtcttatgttactccatatattgcgggtcgatttatggTCGAGCCGgagccgatcaaaccttttgaggtgtctacacctgttggcgaatcggtgatagctagtcgagtatatacaAATTGCATAgtggtgatatgtgatcgtcatactatagctgacttgcatgaactaaagatggtagattttgatgtcattatgggcatggattggttggcttcttgctacgccaatgtcgattgtagaatgaaaatggttcgcttccagtttccgggagaaccagttttcgaatggaaaggaaatatggcgtcaccaaaaggtaggtttatctcctagctggaggcaaggaagatgatcacgaaagggtgtatctatcacttagtgcgagttcaagatgttgaagctgagtcgccgactcttcagtcagttgcagtagtgaatgaatttccggatgtgttcccagaagagcttccaggccttccttccgagcgggagattgattttgcgattgatgtgttgccagacactaaacccatatctattcctccctatagaatggcgcccgcagaactgaaagagttgaaggagcaattgaaagacttgcttgataaaggcttcattaggcccagttcatccccgtggggagcccctgtattgtttgtccgaaagaaggatggctccttgagaatgtgcattgattatcgataattaaataaggtgacgattaagaacaaatatcctcttccgaggattgatgatctatttgatcaattgcaaggtgccaagtggttttcaaagatcgatttgaggtccgggtatcaccaagtaagagttagggagaaagatatccctaggACAGCTTGCAGAACAAGATACGGtgattttgagttccgagtgatgtcgtttcggttaactaatgcaccggcagtgtttatggacttaatgaacaatgtattcaggccttttctggatctattcgtgattgtattcatcgatgatatcctagtgtattctagatccgaggtagaacatgcggatcacttgcgtattgtccttggagttcttcgaacccgagagttattcgcgaagttttccaaatgcgagttttggtggaactcagtggcatttctgggccacattgttgcagctgacggtattcgagttgatagccaaaatattgaggcagtgaagacttggccaaggcccacgacccctatgGAAGTTAGTagttttttgggcttagcaggttattacataagatttgttgagggtttctcttccatttctgcaccgcttacaaagttgactcagaagtcagccaagtttcaatggacagacgcttgcgaacgtagtttccaagtgttaaagggtcgattgacttctgccccagttctgacacttccagagggattgtgAAGATACGTTATTTATTGCGATACTTCAGGTGTTGGggtaggctgtgtattgatgcaacatggcaaggtagttgcgtatgcttccaggcagttacggaaacatgagcagaattatcctacccatgacttagaattggccgcggtggtccatgcattaaagatatggagacattacttatattgtgtccacgtggatatttatacagatcataagagtctccagtacatcttcaagcagaaagagttgaatttgcagcaacgacgatggctagagtttctaaaagactatgatgttgagatcctgtaccaccccggaaaggcaaatgttgtggctgatgctcctagccgtaggtcgatgggaggTCTacgtgatgtacgaccagaaaagagagagatggcccgtgatcttcagcagttagctagcctaggagtccgagtggtggactcaggtagcagcagagctactattcataattcagcagtttcatcgctagtagcggaattaaaagagcgacagtatgaggatcccacgctaatgcagtacagagatgcactccctcagaaagaggagtcatcgtttgatatttcaggagacggagttctccgatgccggggcagattatgtgttcccgatgtggcaggtttacgccaccagattttgggagaagctcattgttcccgttactccattcaccctggagcgacgaaaatgtatcatcatcttaagtccgtatattggtggaatggtatgaagaaatatatagcggaattcatggctcaatgtcctaattgtcaataggtgaaaattgagcaccaaaagccgggtggattattgcaagctatagaaatcccgatgtggaagtgggaagtgattaatatggatttcatttcaggcttaccccgttctcgacgtaaatatgattccataggggtgatcgtggatagactcactaaatcagctcatttcttaccggtcaggacgacctatgtggctgaagattacgcaaagctttatcttaaagagatagtgagactccacggtgttccagtatctattatctccgataggggaactcagtttacaaccaagttttggaggtctttccaagagggtttagggacccaagtgcgccttagcacggcatttcacccccagaccgatgggcaagctgaacgtattattcagactcttgaagatatgttacgggcatgtatgatagattttggaggaaattgggatgaccatttgccactcattgagtttgcttacaataacagttatcattctagcattcaaatggcaccgtatgaggctttatatgggcgaaagtgtagatccccgattgggtggtttgaaactggagaggccaagttgatagggccagatttggtccagcaagctatagagaaattcacgctcatacaagatcggttgttagcggctcaaagtcgccagaagtcctatgcagatgatcgtcgaagggacttagagttccaaattaaggattgggtattcttgaaagtgtcgccaatgaaaggcgttatgagatttggcaaaaaggggaagctcagtccccggtatatcggaccctatgagattgtgcgcaaaataggcaaagtggcctatgagctagatctacctccagatttggagtcagtccatccagtatttcatgtctcgatgcttcagaagtgtgttggagatcctacgaggatcgtcccagtgaatgatattcaagtgacagaaaagttaacttatgatgaaatacccattgccatattagataggcaagtatggtggcttagaaacaaagaagtggcctcagttaaagttttgtggagaaataacaatcgagaggaaatgacatgggaagcagaagagaatatgcgatccaaatacctacatttatttcagccattggaagaagtccaagatgagacgtcaagatcatgaggtatgtatgattcccttttatacattcaggtcgtgtgtggccaaatttctagtgttattgtattattgccctgtgaggcattgttattgtgggttgctgtgacagggtggtagtgccacattacagaggaaactctggcgaaatttttatagaattccccaagcctttaacattcgaggacgaatgttcctaaggggggtagaatgttacacctcagaaaatttctcgttgatacgcaagtgaacgaactagtgatgtgtgcgaggagtgcgagagtataatgtttcatgagcaatgtgcgtaaatggacgagaatgattaaaatgaaaagtcgagaaatttgaaaagttgaaagttggcaaaactgcccagtggtcgtaaagtgcaaaatacggaccgtaaactggaaggtcgtaaacttccatgcaaggcttcgactttctacccagtggagaaatggtaaaatacgaccaggaggacggaccgtaaagtgcttttcggctcgtaaaccatggtcgtaaatcaccatgcatgcagcctaaagtttctagcgctgcttaaggttaaagacgaccacgagggacggtccataaactgaaatacggaccgtaaacctccatggacgaccactgttcaccccagcacagattttcagttcattaaatataaggcccaagacttgttttatttcatttctacactacaccacttctctctacatttatttcataagttttcaaggactataagccaccaacaacataaacaagtgaatcaagtgtaagcaagccattaaataccattcaagtcaagaaatgcaaatggagaaaaactagggttttgctcaaagtggagtattattaaccaaagcttgttcctacaacttctaaggtaagattcatgatttttacatgatgtttaaggtattgaagatttgaaatacatggattgtagaaaatatggtcaagtaggtcatgaatgatgaatagtggcattttgaggaatagtttgaattgaatcatgaatgttgttgtgttgagatatgaatgcattataaatgttactaagatcaggaactagacactttagatgaatggacgaagttggatgttatgaccatgaatatgggtgaattagaggcaaattaaggagtctaaataatgtggataacgtgaatgactaatggccattgttatgatactaatgaaggtatagacgctagcattggaaggaagcgtgcaagtgtagaatagtctgacgaaaaggtatgtaaggctaacccttctttcataaggcatggttccttggccaaactcttaaatcctctatatgagtatgttgtattcaagtgactaacactccgagctcataagctcacgaccctcgatacgtgctacgaatgtactacataccccattgacgagtaagcataagatagagatgtagccataacgatgatgatagtgatgacgatgatgataataataatgctaaaggtgcctacgggctattatattcacatgtgcctatgaagggctataatgacaccccgagcttataatgccaggtagaatatatgtatatggatgtatatatatatatatatgtatgtatatgattacgtaacgcgcgcacacatctgcagatggtacggataaccctgaaaccttggtagggccaagtagaaataacattgagccttggttggccaagtacgtatgaaacaccgaaccttattatcgggtacgctatgtatgtatataagtgtatggctatgtatataatatgaagaatgtgaaaagactatgtatacgaatacgagccctattatgaaatacgcatgagaaatagaaagttcctatgaaaggcaggtaagtgccatgatgatgatattattgtcttccctcctattccacttcatatattgtctataatgtttctacattgatgttgatcatgttttacatacttagtacattcttcgtactgacgtccttttgtttgtggacgttgcgtcatgcccgcaggtgcacagggagacagacttgatccatacctgcttattcagagattacatagcggagctccatttcctttggagccatagcttttgggtacttattcttttgtgtatataattatgggcatagcggggtcctgtcccgctcatttgatgtgttatactcttcctagaggctcgtagtcatgtgtatatggttagacatgtccggccttgtcggcctatgttttgtatatcattttgtcggccacgttggcccacgtagattgatgtggcatagatgcctatggtgatataaatgtaccgttgtccaattgggactagttgacgaatgaatggaaatgtatgtataattatgtggctcacctagatgtaagtataagagtaagctaagagggtgctcgggtgggtttgCACCGgctgctcgtcgcggccccgagtcgggtcgtgacattactgGAGGAGTAGGATGAAGAGGGATAttgcagattttgtggctaagtgtgaaaattgtcagcaagtcaagcatgagcaccagagacctggtggtgtgcttcagaggatacccattcctgagtgaaagtgggagaggattgccatgggtTTTGTTTTGCGTCCCAAAGACCTTGGGAAAGTTTGATTCAGTTTAGCTTATAGTTGATCGGTTGAttaagtccgctcatttcattcaAGTTCAACTCACTTGTACTGCAGTAAAGTTAGCCAAGATTTACATTTGTGAGATTGTGCGATTGCACGGGGTCCCTATTTTTATTATCTCGGatcgaggtacccagtttacttCCAACTTCTGTAGGGCTTTTCAGGTAGAATTGGGTACTCAGTTAGACCTTAATACAACTTTTCATCCCTAGACTGATGTTCAGTTCGAGAGGACTATccaggtgcttgaggatatgtcAAGAGCATGCgtcattgattttggtggtcattgggatagTTCTTGCCCTTAGAAGAGTTTGCGTACaaaaatagttatcattccagtatcgaTATGGCATTGTTTAAAGCTTTGTGTGGATAAAAGGTATCGTTCTCCTATttggtggtttgatgcttttgaggttcgcCATGGGGCAAAGATTTTTTTAGAGAGTCCATGGACAAGGTGAatcttattcaggaaaagcttctggtagctcagagtcgacagaagatgtttGCAGACCGAAAGATTTGGGATTTAGAGTTTATAGAGGGCGTGCGGGTTGTTCTGAAGATTTCATCCATGAAGGGTGTTGTGCGATTTGGAAAGAGGagcaagttgagcccgaggtacCTTGGCCCATTTTCCGTTCTTCCCCGAGTTGGAGAGGTTTCTTATGAGTTGACTTTGCCACCGGgcctgtcaggtgttcatccggtttTTCGCTGTACATGTTGAAGAAGTACTATTTTGATGGTTCTTATATCGTTTGTTGGGATTCTGTGTTGCTTGATATGAATCTATCTTACGAGGAGGATCCTATAACAATTCTGGATAGGCAGGTTaggaagttgaggtctaaggagattgcttctaTTAAGGTTCAATGGAAGCATCTTCATATTAAGGAgactacttgggagaccgagtcagaTATGCGCAAGAGATAACCCAGTTGTTTGCTAACTCAGgtactttcctccaatttctattccttgtcgctcgaggacgagcgattatttaatttttatttgatgTAACAACTCGATTGGTCGCTATAGTGCtattgacccttttacccctgttgactcTTTCCTGAGGTCATCGGGCGAGTTTTAGTGTGCATTTTGGAAATTTGTGCCTTAAAGTGAGATGTGTCTGACTCaaagttgatttttgggtaaatggacctttttcgggATTTTGTCAATTCTGAGATGACCGGATAACCGGTATGACTTAGTGAGATGTTCGGTTTGGTTCCCAAGGTACCTGggagcattttgggacttgggttggaaacttggctttaggccattgggggttgaaTTTTTCACAtagacctctgttggaaattttgaggccacagaTGAGTTCGTAACGCGTTTTTATGGGTGTTAGCATGTTTGTTGTGTATCTGTGGgccctcgggtgatagtcggattTCGAGTTGAGACTTggcaaaaatcaaaattttctaGTGACTGGTGTCCACTGCAGTGGCACCAGACTCACGGTAGTGGTCCCGCTCTAGGGAGTGAGGAGATATTGTGATGAGTCGCCGCAACGGACAGATATCTGCTGAGGCGGACTCGCGATTG carries:
- the LOC132637457 gene encoding uncharacterized protein LOC132637457; translated protein: MDKVNLIQEKLLVAQSRQKMFADRKIWDLEFIEGVRVVLKISSMKGVVRFGKRSKLSPRCSSGFSLYMLKKYYFDGSYIVCWDSVLLDMNLSYEEDPITILDRQVRKLRSKEIASIKVQWKHLHIKETTWETESDMRKR